A genome region from Phocoena sinus isolate mPhoSin1 chromosome 16, mPhoSin1.pri, whole genome shotgun sequence includes the following:
- the HNRNPH3 gene encoding heterogeneous nuclear ribonucleoprotein H3 isoform X3 encodes MYDRMRRGGDGYDGGYGGFDDYGGYNNYGYGNDGFDDRMRDGRGMGGHGYGGAGDASSGFHGGHFVHMRGLPFRATENDIANFFSPLNPIRVHIDIGADGRATGEADVEFVTHEDAVAAMSKDKNNMQHRYIELFLNSTPGGGSGMGGSGMGAYGRDGMDNQGGYGSVGRMGMGNNYSGGYGTPDGLGGYGRGGGGSGGYYGQGGMSGGGWRGMY; translated from the exons ATGTATGACAGAATGCGACGAGGAGGTGATGGATATGATGGTG GTTATGGAGGTTTTGATGACTATGGTGGCTATAATAATTATGGCTATGGAAATGATGGCTTTGATGACAGAATGAGAGATGGAAgag GTATGGGAGGACATGGCTATGGTGGAGCTGGTGATGCAAGCTCAGGTTTTCATGGTGGTCATTTTGTACATATGAGGGGATTACCTTTCCGTGCAACTGAAAATGACATCGCTAAT ttcttctcacCACTAAATCCAATCCGAGTGCATATTGATATTGGAGCTGATGGCAGAGCAACAGGAGAAGCAGATGTAGAGTTTGTGACACATGAAGATGCAGTAGCTGCCATGTCTAAAGATAAGAATAACATGC aacATCGATACATTGAACTCTTCTTGAATTCAACTCCTGGAGGCGGCTCTGGAATGGGAGGTTCTGGAATGGGAGCCTATGGCAGAGATGGAATGG ataatcagGGAGGCTATGGATCTGTTGGAAGAATGGGAATGGGGAACAATTACAGTGGAGGATATGGTACTCCAGATGGCCTGGGTGGTTATG gCCGTGGTGGTGGAGGCAGTGGCGGTTACTATGGGCAAGGTGGCATGAGTGGAGGTGGATGGCGTGGGATGTACTGA
- the HNRNPH3 gene encoding heterogeneous nuclear ribonucleoprotein H3 isoform X2 has product MDWVMKHNGPNDASDGTVRLRGLPFGCSKEEIVQFFQGLEIVPNGITLTMDYQGRSTGEAFVQFASKEIAENALGKHKERIGHRYIEIFRSSRSEIKGFYDPPRRLLGQRPGPYDRPIGGRGGYYGAGRGSYGGFDDYGGYNNYGYGNDGFDDRMRDGRGMGGHGYGGAGDASSGFHGGHFVHMRGLPFRATENDIANFFSPLNPIRVHIDIGADGRATGEADVEFVTHEDAVAAMSKDKNNMQHRYIELFLNSTPGGGSGMGGSGMGAYGRDGMDNQGGYGSVGRMGMGNNYSGGYGTPDGLGGYGRGGGGSGGYYGQGGMSGGGWRGMY; this is encoded by the exons ATGGATTGGGTTATGAAACATAATGGTCCAAATGACGCTAGTGATGGGACAGTACGACTTCGTGGACTGCCATTTGGTTGCAGCAAAGAGGAAATAGTTCAGTTCTTTCAAG GGTTGGAAATCGTGCCAAATGGGATAACATTGACGATGGACTACCAGGGGAGAAGCACAGGGGAGGCCTTCGTGCAGTTTGCTTCAAAGGAGATAGCAGAAAATGCTCTGGGGAAACACAAGGAAAGAATAGGGCACAG GTATATTGAGATCTTCAGAAGTAGCAGGAGTGAAATCAAAGGATTTTATGATCCACCAAGAAGATTGCTGGGCCAGCGACCGGGACCATATGATAGACCAATAGGAGGAAGAGGGGGTTATTATGGAGCTGGGCGTGGAA GTTATGGAGGTTTTGATGACTATGGTGGCTATAATAATTATGGCTATGGAAATGATGGCTTTGATGACAGAATGAGAGATGGAAgag GTATGGGAGGACATGGCTATGGTGGAGCTGGTGATGCAAGCTCAGGTTTTCATGGTGGTCATTTTGTACATATGAGGGGATTACCTTTCCGTGCAACTGAAAATGACATCGCTAAT ttcttctcacCACTAAATCCAATCCGAGTGCATATTGATATTGGAGCTGATGGCAGAGCAACAGGAGAAGCAGATGTAGAGTTTGTGACACATGAAGATGCAGTAGCTGCCATGTCTAAAGATAAGAATAACATGC aacATCGATACATTGAACTCTTCTTGAATTCAACTCCTGGAGGCGGCTCTGGAATGGGAGGTTCTGGAATGGGAGCCTATGGCAGAGATGGAATGG ataatcagGGAGGCTATGGATCTGTTGGAAGAATGGGAATGGGGAACAATTACAGTGGAGGATATGGTACTCCAGATGGCCTGGGTGGTTATG gCCGTGGTGGTGGAGGCAGTGGCGGTTACTATGGGCAAGGTGGCATGAGTGGAGGTGGATGGCGTGGGATGTACTGA
- the HNRNPH3 gene encoding heterogeneous nuclear ribonucleoprotein H3 isoform X1: MDWVMKHNGPNDASDGTVRLRGLPFGCSKEEIVQFFQGLEIVPNGITLTMDYQGRSTGEAFVQFASKEIAENALGKHKERIGHRYIEIFRSSRSEIKGFYDPPRRLLGQRPGPYDRPIGGRGGYYGAGRGSMYDRMRRGGDGYDGGYGGFDDYGGYNNYGYGNDGFDDRMRDGRGMGGHGYGGAGDASSGFHGGHFVHMRGLPFRATENDIANFFSPLNPIRVHIDIGADGRATGEADVEFVTHEDAVAAMSKDKNNMQHRYIELFLNSTPGGGSGMGGSGMGAYGRDGMDNQGGYGSVGRMGMGNNYSGGYGTPDGLGGYGRGGGGSGGYYGQGGMSGGGWRGMY; encoded by the exons ATGGATTGGGTTATGAAACATAATGGTCCAAATGACGCTAGTGATGGGACAGTACGACTTCGTGGACTGCCATTTGGTTGCAGCAAAGAGGAAATAGTTCAGTTCTTTCAAG GGTTGGAAATCGTGCCAAATGGGATAACATTGACGATGGACTACCAGGGGAGAAGCACAGGGGAGGCCTTCGTGCAGTTTGCTTCAAAGGAGATAGCAGAAAATGCTCTGGGGAAACACAAGGAAAGAATAGGGCACAG GTATATTGAGATCTTCAGAAGTAGCAGGAGTGAAATCAAAGGATTTTATGATCCACCAAGAAGATTGCTGGGCCAGCGACCGGGACCATATGATAGACCAATAGGAGGAAGAGGGGGTTATTATGGAGCTGGGCGTGGAAGTATGTATGACAGAATGCGACGAGGAGGTGATGGATATGATGGTG GTTATGGAGGTTTTGATGACTATGGTGGCTATAATAATTATGGCTATGGAAATGATGGCTTTGATGACAGAATGAGAGATGGAAgag GTATGGGAGGACATGGCTATGGTGGAGCTGGTGATGCAAGCTCAGGTTTTCATGGTGGTCATTTTGTACATATGAGGGGATTACCTTTCCGTGCAACTGAAAATGACATCGCTAAT ttcttctcacCACTAAATCCAATCCGAGTGCATATTGATATTGGAGCTGATGGCAGAGCAACAGGAGAAGCAGATGTAGAGTTTGTGACACATGAAGATGCAGTAGCTGCCATGTCTAAAGATAAGAATAACATGC aacATCGATACATTGAACTCTTCTTGAATTCAACTCCTGGAGGCGGCTCTGGAATGGGAGGTTCTGGAATGGGAGCCTATGGCAGAGATGGAATGG ataatcagGGAGGCTATGGATCTGTTGGAAGAATGGGAATGGGGAACAATTACAGTGGAGGATATGGTACTCCAGATGGCCTGGGTGGTTATG gCCGTGGTGGTGGAGGCAGTGGCGGTTACTATGGGCAAGGTGGCATGAGTGGAGGTGGATGGCGTGGGATGTACTGA
- the HNRNPH3 gene encoding heterogeneous nuclear ribonucleoprotein H3 isoform X4 — protein sequence MRDGRGMGGHGYGGAGDASSGFHGGHFVHMRGLPFRATENDIANFFSPLNPIRVHIDIGADGRATGEADVEFVTHEDAVAAMSKDKNNMQHRYIELFLNSTPGGGSGMGGSGMGAYGRDGMDNQGGYGSVGRMGMGNNYSGGYGTPDGLGGYGRGGGGSGGYYGQGGMSGGGWRGMY from the exons ATGAGAGATGGAAgag GTATGGGAGGACATGGCTATGGTGGAGCTGGTGATGCAAGCTCAGGTTTTCATGGTGGTCATTTTGTACATATGAGGGGATTACCTTTCCGTGCAACTGAAAATGACATCGCTAAT ttcttctcacCACTAAATCCAATCCGAGTGCATATTGATATTGGAGCTGATGGCAGAGCAACAGGAGAAGCAGATGTAGAGTTTGTGACACATGAAGATGCAGTAGCTGCCATGTCTAAAGATAAGAATAACATGC aacATCGATACATTGAACTCTTCTTGAATTCAACTCCTGGAGGCGGCTCTGGAATGGGAGGTTCTGGAATGGGAGCCTATGGCAGAGATGGAATGG ataatcagGGAGGCTATGGATCTGTTGGAAGAATGGGAATGGGGAACAATTACAGTGGAGGATATGGTACTCCAGATGGCCTGGGTGGTTATG gCCGTGGTGGTGGAGGCAGTGGCGGTTACTATGGGCAAGGTGGCATGAGTGGAGGTGGATGGCGTGGGATGTACTGA